The following proteins come from a genomic window of Miscanthus floridulus cultivar M001 chromosome 2, ASM1932011v1, whole genome shotgun sequence:
- the LOC136538180 gene encoding uncharacterized protein, with translation MSGAQGAQPKGAFTATTYTSAPATTGGGVAQGQERRQTRRTELRSGLDERGLPVRNLEDTVEDAAGKGGPVFGASTEDGKQDLGVTGTG, from the coding sequence ATGTCAGGCGCGCAAGGAGCTCAGCCGAAGGGCGCCTTCACGGCGACCACCTACACGTCGGCGCCTGCGACCACGGGTGGCGGCGTTGCCCAGGGCCAGGAGAGACGGCAGACTCGGCGGACGGAGCTCCGATCTGGCTTGGACGAGCGCGGGCTGCCTGTCAGGAACCTGGAGGACACGGTCGAGGATGCCGCGGGCAAGGGCGGGCCGGTGTTCGGCGCCAGCACGGAGGACGGGAAGCAGGATCTCGGCGTCACCGGCACCGGCTGA